The following coding sequences lie in one Allochromatium vinosum DSM 180 genomic window:
- a CDS encoding FAD-linked oxidase C-terminal domain-containing protein — protein MSLIQPTRVAFDDPDLRNKRAALVAELRTFLPDDSVLEREEEVRPYECDGLSAYRQLPLLVVLPRTVAEVQRILRLCHERRVPVVARGAGTGLSGGALPLPDGLLLSLARFNRILELDPIGRTARVQPGVRNLAISEAVCPQGLYYAPDPSSQIACTIGGNVAENSGGVHCLKYGLTVHNVLSVTFVTLEGELIELGSAALDSAGYDLLALFVGSEGMLGVMVEARVKLLPIPERAQALLAAFDDVERAGRAVGDIIAAGIIPAGLEMMDGPAIQAAEDFVHAGYPTEAAAILLCELDGTNQEVSEQVMQVRNLLLDSGATEVRTSQNEAERLRFWQGRKAAFPAVGRISPDYYCMDGTIPRRALPEVLRRTAELSQEYGLRVANVFHAGDGNLHPLILFDANQPGELERTEELGGRLLELCVEVGGTITGEHGVGIEKINQMCVQFTPEELRQFHAVKAAFDPLGLLNPGKGVPTPRRCSEYRLSTPAASGQPCQHHPRPAALS, from the coding sequence ATGAGCCTGATCCAACCCACCCGAGTGGCCTTCGACGACCCGGATCTCAGGAACAAGCGCGCGGCACTGGTCGCCGAGCTGCGTACCTTCCTGCCGGACGATTCGGTGCTGGAGCGCGAGGAAGAAGTCCGCCCCTACGAGTGCGACGGACTCTCGGCCTATCGTCAACTGCCGCTGCTGGTGGTGCTGCCGCGCACGGTCGCCGAAGTCCAGCGTATCCTGCGGCTCTGCCATGAACGCCGGGTCCCCGTAGTGGCACGCGGAGCCGGAACCGGACTCTCGGGCGGCGCCCTCCCCCTCCCCGATGGACTCCTGCTCAGTCTGGCGCGCTTCAACCGGATCCTGGAACTCGACCCGATCGGACGCACCGCCCGCGTCCAGCCCGGTGTGCGCAATCTCGCCATCAGCGAAGCGGTGTGTCCGCAGGGTCTCTACTATGCCCCGGACCCATCGAGCCAGATCGCCTGCACCATCGGCGGCAACGTGGCCGAGAACTCGGGCGGGGTGCACTGTCTCAAATACGGACTCACGGTCCACAACGTGCTGTCCGTCACCTTCGTCACACTGGAGGGCGAGCTGATCGAACTCGGCTCGGCGGCGCTCGACTCGGCCGGTTACGACCTGCTCGCGCTCTTCGTCGGCTCGGAGGGGATGCTCGGGGTCATGGTCGAGGCGCGGGTCAAGCTGCTACCGATCCCGGAGCGCGCCCAGGCGCTGCTGGCCGCCTTCGACGATGTGGAACGCGCCGGACGCGCCGTCGGCGACATCATCGCCGCCGGCATCATCCCGGCCGGACTGGAAATGATGGACGGCCCGGCGATCCAGGCCGCCGAGGACTTCGTTCACGCCGGCTATCCGACCGAGGCGGCGGCGATCCTGCTCTGCGAACTCGACGGCACCAACCAGGAGGTCTCCGAGCAGGTCATGCAGGTACGCAATCTCCTGCTCGACAGCGGCGCGACCGAGGTTCGGACATCACAGAACGAAGCCGAGCGACTGCGCTTCTGGCAGGGGCGCAAAGCGGCCTTCCCCGCCGTCGGTCGCATCTCACCCGACTACTACTGCATGGACGGCACCATCCCGCGCCGCGCCCTGCCCGAGGTGTTGCGGCGCACCGCCGAGCTGTCCCAGGAATACGGACTGCGCGTGGCCAACGTCTTCCATGCCGGCGACGGCAATCTGCATCCGCTGATCCTGTTCGACGCCAACCAGCCCGGCGAACTGGAGCGCACCGAGGAACTGGGCGGACGCCTGCTGGAACTGTGCGTCGAGGTCGGCGGCACCATCACCGGCGAGCATGGCGTGGGCATCGAGAAGATCAATCAGATGTGCGTCCAGTTCACGCCCGAGGAACTGCGCCAGTTCCACGCCGTCAAGGCTGCCTTCGACCCGCTCGGCCTGCTCAATCCGGGCAAGGGCGTGCCGACCCCGAGACGCTGCTCGGAGTATCGGCTGAGTACTCCGGCCGCATCCGGTCAACCGTGCCAACATCATCCACGTCCGGCAGCGTTGTCCTGA